In Arvicanthis niloticus isolate mArvNil1 chromosome 4, mArvNil1.pat.X, whole genome shotgun sequence, a single window of DNA contains:
- the Map9 gene encoding microtubule-associated protein 9 isoform X4, giving the protein MSDEIFSTTLAYTKSPKATKRTSFQDELIRAITARSARQRSSEYSDDFDSDEIVSLGEFSDTSTDESLVRKKVNDFHISDDEDKNSPRLSFLKTKKVNREIAKDDLDSVILDSEGTSPDAQEDMTGNSFPKPQNDDQEVGREIMTMKPTPRMLPVKRSTYSGENNNSLDADGHFKPSPRPRSLLKTSSHTEERVRPGADKEPSTIEDSAPTPSLPRQNGTEVQKEERVYSENLDLEDSLLQSLTSSSLKESPGGCSSPGSQEKAPIKDHDGEPTETWDSLISNENEGSSVLNCVTPELENPKEGQVAADDLEEEREKGGFTEDDLTTDPLLSTSPSVITPTEPAGPAKKTNEDRNMKNKKTTNNRVSSASGRLMTSEFLKRSGPTKRSPSAAASSHYLGNLKVLDQKPPRKQSLEPDKADHIRAAVYQEWLEKKNVYLHEMHRIKRIESENLRIQNEQKKAAKREEALASFEAWKAMKEKEAKKIAAKKRLEEKNKKKTEEENAVRKGEALQAFEKWKEKKLEYLKEKTRREKEYERAKKQKEEEAVAEKKKDSVTAFEKWSEKKEALLKQKEKEKINERRKEELKRAEKKDKDKQAISEYEKWL; this is encoded by the exons TTTCTTTAGGTGAATTTTCAGATACCTCAACAGATGAAAGTCTAGTTAGAAAAAAAGTGAATGATTTTCATATATCTGATGATGAGGACAAGAATTCTCCAAGACTGTCTTTTTtgaaaaccaagaaagtaaacAGGGAAATAGCCAAAGATGATCTGGACTCTGTCATTCTGGACAGTGAAGGCACATCACCGGATGCTCAAGAAGATATGACTGGAAATTCCTTCCCCAAACCTCAAAATGATGATCAAGAAGTTGGCAGAGAGATCATGACAATGAAGCCTACACCCAGGATGCTCCCTGTCAAAAGAAGCACATATTCAG ggGAAAACAACAACAGTCTTGATGCAGATGGCCACTTTAAGCCTTCTCCCCGGCCAAGGAGCTTGTTAAAAACAAGCAGCCACACTGAAGAGAGAGTCAGGCCAGGAGCTGATAAAGAACCTTCCACGATCGAAGACTCTGCTCCCACACCTTCCCTTCCAAGGCAGAATGGTACAGAGGTGCAAAAGGAGGAGAGAGTATACTCGGAAAACCTTGATCTTGAG GACTCGCTCTTACAAAGTCTGACCTCATCTTCCCTCAAAGAAAGCCCTGGAGGTTGCTCATCACCAGGATCTCAGGAAAAGGCACCCATAAAAG ATCACGATGGAGAACCTACTGAAACCTGGGATTCCTTGAtatcaaatgaaaatgaaggaagtTCAGTTTTGAACTGTGTTACTCCTGAACTTGAGAATCCCAAGGAAGGTCAGGTGGCAGCTGACGAccttgaggaagaaagagagaagggtggATTTACAGAAGATGACCTCACCACTGACCCACTGCTCTCCACTTCCCCGAGTGTCATaacacccactgagccagctggGCCAGCCAAG aaaacaaatgaagacagaaacatGAAGAATAAAAAGACAACGAATAACAGAGTGTCCAGTGCCTCTGGCAG GCTGATGACCTCTGAGTTTTTAAAGAGATCCGGTCCCACAAAAAGAAGTCCGTCAGCAGCTGCCTCCTCTCACTACTTAGGGAATTTGAAAGTCTTAGACCAGAAGCCACCACGGAAGCAGAGCCTAGAGCCAGACAAGGCTGATCACATAAGGGCAGCTGTTTATCAG GAGtggttagaaaagaaaaatgtgtatttacaTGAAATGCACAGAATAAAAAGAATTGAAAGCGAAAACTTGAGGATCCAAAATGAACAG AAAAAGGCTGCCAAGAGAGAGGAAGCATTGGCATCATTTGAGGCCTGGAAGGctatgaaagaaaaggaagcaaagaaaatagCTGCAAAAAAGCGGCTggaggaaaaaaacaagaaaaaaacagaagaagaaaacgCTGTGAGGAAAGGCGAGGCCCTGCAA GCAtttgaaaaatggaaagagaaaaagctaGAATACCTCAAAGAGAAGAccaggagggagaaagaatatgaacgagcgaaaaaacagaaagaagaggaagcagttgctgagaaaaagaaagacagtgtAACTGCTTTTGAAAAATG GAGTGAGAAAAAGGAAGCTCTTCTcaagcaaaaggaaaaggagaaaataaatgagagaagaaaggaagagctgaagagagcagagaagaaagacaaagacaagcaAGCCATCAGCGAATACGAAAAGTGGCTG